The sequence GCTCTACTCCTGCAAGCTTGTTATCTTCTATTAGCTACTTATTTGACAATGGCAATATATCTCCTTTTGGTATACaacctttatttttttcccctttcatcATCTTCAACTTATATATTAGAGTGTGTATGGATTGAGTTCATGTGACCTTGAAGGAAATCACTAAAATAGTTATGACAAGTAGCAATGGCCCATGGGATACCAGTTAGCAGGTACCAACTGCTGAAAAACATAATTGAAGAAATTACCACCCACAGATTGAAAGtataaaagtaagaaaaaagGGTATCTAATACAGaaaaaatgcaatataattTCATAAATTCCCTTTGCTGAATCATGTTAGTAAACAGTGAAGCACCAACCACTATAAGTCTATTATAACCAAACTCACATCTTCAAACCAATGCCTGTTTCAGGTCAAGAATGTTCTTCAACTCCATGGAGAATGGCGAAAGCATACGCGGACCTCATGTTCTTCTGATCCAACGCGAAGTTTGGGCACAATAATCTCAAGCATTGTGCCTGTCTCATCCCCATATGCTTCGAGTTTTGCATCGCCTGGAATGCGGTTTGGAAGGGGAATCTCCCTGACAAATTCCCCCCGAGGGCAGTGCTCCGGCGCTGGATCTGTTAGCTTAAATGTCCTATCATGCCTCTTAATAAATGGCACACAGGCTGTGCTAACACAAGATATCTTTACAATTCCATTTGCGTCAGTGTTCCTCCAAGTAACTTTAACCCTATGTATATCCACGAAGGGTAAGCTAACAATAATTAAGAACCCTTCATCGTCTTCATATATAGTTTTTGATGCAGTAACAGGCCCACAAATATTCTTCATTGTGCCGCTAAACTCGTTTACCCAAGCTGGCTCAACTGGGTGGATTTTCATGTCCAGACCTCTGTCAGAATGCAGAGTAGGCAAACATTCATCATTGTTAAAATGTGCAAAGGAATCCTTCCGTTTGTGGGAGACGGGGGAAAGATCCATTGCATCACCACTGCTGATGTGGTCTGGTGGTGGAGTTGATAAATTCAAAGCAGTACCATTCAGCAATTTTCTTGCGTGCTGATTAACGCCAGTCAATGGGAGGGCTGGCCGCTCAACAATGAATTCAGCGTTTGAAATATTCCTCCAAGATCCAAAATCACTGGCTTCTTGTGGGATACCGAAGTTTATATCTCTCCCTGTGAGTCCCAtccaccttttcttttcctcctcaTCAAGATTCATGAAGTTGGGTGACCGAACAACTTCAATCCCATGAACACACTGAGGGTTCGAAAGACCCCTGTAGTGCTTCCTTTGCATCCTATGAGAACGGACAAAACCCTTGTCCACACTATATGGAAATGGGCGCTCACCTTGACGTGAATGCCCATTCATATAACTCCTAAGCTGCATCTTACCCAGTGCATTGTCAGGCCGTTCCTTGAAAACCCACATGTACAAGTTCTCCATATCATGCTGAACCAAGAAAGCATCAAGCTGCAAGTTCGATTTCTCATACCCAGACACACCATTGCTGTCCCTAGTTATTTTACACTTGGACTTGTCATTTAAAACAGGCTTGAAGTAGAAACTAAAGAAGAACCACGCACCCCACATGCTATCAATCCGCTTGGcacattttcgtgcaacttttgaGATGTTAACAACTGCCTCAGCCCCATAAATTTGATTCCCAAGGCCAGCATCCAAGATGTCACAAGGGTCATTCCAAGTCAGTGGAGTTGGACAAGGCTCAGAGAACAATGGGAGATTAATATCAGGTGGTTGAGAAAAGAGGGCTGATCGGTTCATCTCTCTCTCCAATTCATCATGTGATAAAGAACCCGAATCCATTGACAAAAATGTGGATGGAGGATAATTCTCTACGGTCAAAGTTGTGACGCCGGCCTCCCCCATGTTTTCTCCTCCCTCGCGATGTTCGGGTTCCTACTTTCTAGGTTATGGGTGTAACTTCCAATCCCAAAGACACCACCTCACAAGCATCTTCATGAGTAAATCAGAAACCAGAAAATATTGCCAATAATATATCAATCAACAAAACCAAAGAGACAACTCATAGATATCTTCATGATTCAAACCTTCAAAAGGACCCTTGGAGAAAATCACAAAGCATAATCAAGCATCAAGCAAGCAGCAAGAGCCAAATAAAGTACTACCATCATCGAAAGGTCACCGACCTGAAACAAGAAAGTAGCAAATTAAGAAGATCATTAAATCAAGACGAAAAGCTTAATTCCTCTACATCATTGAAATTTtcacatatatgcatataaacacaaattattattttttttggagaaagCAATAGAAATCTCGCAAGCAGAAGAAAAGACAGCAAGATTTCATGCTTCCCCATCTGTTTCAATGGATTTTGACTTTCAAGTATTTTAAAAATCTCACCTTCACAAGACCATAAGTCCCATTAAGCTCAATTGAcgtaatttttcttctttttatcttCCCTTTCAATTGTTCTCCAGATCCCCAATCGATATTCAACATTCCAAGTTCAGTTTCTCTCGTTCTCCCAGACTTTCTCACCaaccaaacaaaataaacaataaaagcCAACGATTCGACAAGCCCCAGAAATCAAAAGTCCCCCAATCGTAGCAAGAACAGTACAGATTCAAATCAATcaaacgaagaaaaaaaaaaaactaacccataaaaattaaaataaaaagggaaggaaaaagaaaaatcaacaacAGATTCAAAAATTACCCAAAAGGAGAGGAGGCTTCGATTCCAACGAAATCAGAGACTTGCACGAATGAATCCCCCGTTATTTtagaaaggagagagagagacagacagACAGGAAAATAACGGAGTCTGGCTATGGAGACGGAGTTGTTTGCCGACATGAGATAACGCTGCCGTGACCAGATAGACGACATTAGTTGACGTTGACGTTGACGTTGACGGTGACGGTGACGGTGACGGTGACGGTGGATATTTGGATTGATATTCGTATAAAAAGTGACCAGAAAAGGTAAGAAAAAAGCAAAACTATTTTATTAGTTTGCCAAAtgattgaaaaagaaattcatgTTAATTAATGCATGCCTAAAAGATAAatctttttttaaccgagaatcaCACCGTATAAGTTTGCatctttatatattatatgaacTAAACTTGAGTCATCAGACTTGCTTACGCACAAAAGTTTCTCATCTGACAATATGATAAGTTAGGTTAAAACTCATCCCGTGAACACGAATATATTGTGTCCGGTGATAATTGAACTCATGATCTTCCGAGAGATTAAACACTAGGCTATAACTTAATTGATTTATATATAATGTCATTGGTTTATTcctcaaatatttttaaaaaagtgatTAGTTTGCTCATCTAATCcacttataaattataatataagtAATTGCTCTATAATTATCATAAGATACAAAATACGCAATCATGTAAATGATTGAGAATCACGAATAACTCAGATGACACTTGTGTGTAAAATATCTCAtagagatctcgagttcgaACCTCCTCCACCCACTTCCCTgtaataagaaaaacaaaagcattGCGGTTGGAGATTCCATTCactttatagtttatataatattattaaaccatgaaaagatagaaagaaaaaaaaaagccatagTGATAGCTAAAAAGTGTcttaaaaggaaattaaaaaatatatattcaagcAAGGAACTAGTTATTAGGTGattagtgtttttttaataTGGAATGAGGTGATTAGTTGCATAAGTGAGTCATAACGTGTATTCTATGTATGTAGTAATATACTATTCTTAGTTCCTATACCGCCTCAACGGCCCAAGCCCATGAGAACTGTGATCATATGTGGCCCAAACAACACCGGGAATTCGATTGTGGAGCTAATCCCGGCCCATGAGTAACATAAAGATATGGGCCTGGCAGCCCATGATGGCATGTGTGCTGTTTGTTTGTCTGAATTTGAAGATGGTGAAGAGCTAAGCACTATGCCCGAATGTTTGCGTTCATATAACGTGGCATGT is a genomic window of Tripterygium wilfordii isolate XIE 37 chromosome 16, ASM1340144v1, whole genome shotgun sequence containing:
- the LOC119981105 gene encoding uncharacterized protein LOC119981105 translates to MGEAGVTTLTVENYPPSTFLSMDSGSLSHDELEREMNRSALFSQPPDINLPLFSEPCPTPLTWNDPCDILDAGLGNQIYGAEAVVNISKVARKCAKRIDSMWGAWFFFSFYFKPVLNDKSKCKITRDSNGVSGYEKSNLQLDAFLVQHDMENLYMWVFKERPDNALGKMQLRSYMNGHSRQGERPFPYSVDKGFVRSHRMQRKHYRGLSNPQCVHGIEVVRSPNFMNLDEEEKKRWMGLTGRDINFGIPQEASDFGSWRNISNAEFIVERPALPLTGVNQHARKLLNGTALNLSTPPPDHISSGDAMDLSPVSHKRKDSFAHFNNDECLPTLHSDRGLDMKIHPVEPAWVNEFSGTMKNICGPVTASKTIYEDDEGFLIIVSLPFVDIHRVKVTWRNTDANGIVKISCVSTACVPFIKRHDRTFKLTDPAPEHCPRGEFVREIPLPNRIPGDAKLEAYGDETGTMLEIIVPKLRVGSEEHEVRVCFRHSPWS